From Venenivibrio stagnispumantis, a single genomic window includes:
- a CDS encoding MBL fold metallo-hydrolase: MWLSLNRKNILIDPGPGSLIRIFENKLEPEDIDIFVLSHRHLDHVSDINAVIESATKSHKKKKDLLIAPNDTVYGDDPVVLKYSLKGIKKVETIEENKEIIYEDIRIKPLIKHIHNNVENYSLGFFTDNKTVIYVPCGKFYEDMLYAYPENPDLMIFNTTFVKPVADINHLSVKDVEKIIEKSKPKKAILTHFSVMMLKYNPEKIAKELSEKLKLEVIAAKDGMKIFF; the protein is encoded by the coding sequence ATGTGGTTATCTTTAAATAGAAAAAATATATTAATAGACCCAGGGCCGGGTTCACTTATCAGGATTTTTGAAAATAAATTAGAGCCGGAAGATATAGATATATTTGTATTATCCCATAGACATTTAGACCATGTTAGCGATATAAATGCTGTTATAGAATCTGCAACAAAAAGCCATAAAAAGAAAAAAGATTTACTTATAGCCCCAAACGATACAGTTTATGGAGATGACCCTGTAGTCTTAAAATACTCTTTAAAAGGCATAAAAAAAGTTGAAACAATAGAAGAAAATAAAGAAATTATTTATGAAGATATAAGGATAAAACCTCTTATAAAACATATTCATAATAATGTAGAAAATTACAGCTTAGGATTTTTCACAGATAATAAAACAGTTATATATGTTCCTTGTGGGAAATTTTATGAAGATATGCTTTATGCTTATCCGGAAAATCCTGATTTGATGATATTTAATACCACATTTGTAAAACCGGTAGCAGATATTAATCATTTATCAGTCAAAGATGTGGAAAAAATAATTGAGAAATCCAAGCCTAAAAAAGCAATATTAACACATTTTAGCGTTATGATGTTAAAATATAATCCGGAAAAAATAGCAAAAGAATTATCAGAAAAATTAAAACTTGAAGTAATAGCTGCAAAAGATGGAATGAAAATCTTTTTTTAA
- a CDS encoding SDR family NAD(P)-dependent oxidoreductase, with protein sequence MEIKGKNILITGGAKRIGKALSLELAKDGANIIIHYFNSVEEAQDLKRTINALGVKAYTFQADLRDEFQLKNMIKEIKNTVDVDILINNASIYYPVKIEEASLSDLDNFYKIHVQAPFLLSKEFGIEMYKRKEGRIINIVDYAAKIPYKDYTPYAISKGAMLTMTKAFAKEFAPYVLVNAILPGPIIPPEDLEDKEIPLKKTVLKRWAGEIEVYKAVKYLIESDFTTGAEIPVEGGRLIF encoded by the coding sequence ATGGAGATAAAAGGAAAAAATATATTAATCACAGGTGGAGCAAAAAGAATAGGAAAAGCCCTTAGCTTAGAACTTGCAAAAGATGGAGCAAATATTATTATCCATTATTTTAATTCTGTAGAGGAAGCACAGGATTTAAAAAGGACTATAAATGCTCTTGGTGTAAAAGCCTATACATTTCAAGCAGATTTGAGAGATGAATTTCAACTTAAAAATATGATAAAAGAGATAAAAAATACTGTAGATGTAGATATTCTAATAAATAATGCATCTATATATTATCCGGTAAAAATAGAAGAAGCTTCATTATCAGATTTGGATAATTTTTATAAAATTCATGTTCAGGCTCCTTTTTTGCTTTCTAAAGAGTTTGGAATTGAGATGTATAAAAGGAAAGAAGGAAGGATAATAAATATTGTTGATTATGCAGCTAAAATACCTTATAAAGATTATACGCCTTATGCTATTTCAAAAGGAGCAATGCTTACAATGACAAAGGCATTTGCAAAAGAGTTTGCACCTTATGTGCTTGTTAATGCTATTTTACCCGGACCAATAATACCACCTGAAGATTTAGAAGATAAAGAAATTCCTCTTAAAAAAACTGTTTTAAAAAGATGGGCAGGAGAAATTGAAGTATATAAAGCTGTAAAATATTTAATAGAATCGGATTTTACAACCGGAGCAGAAATACCGGTAGAAGGAGGTAGATTAATATTTTAG
- a CDS encoding thioredoxin domain-containing protein has translation MKPNRLINEKSPYLLQHAYNPVDWYPWCEEAFERAKKEDKPIFLSIGYSTCHWCHVMEKESFEDEEIAKILNENFISIKVDREERPDIDKIYMDICLMLNGHGGWPLTVIMTPDKEPFFVGTYFPKESRYNRAGLKDILLGVINYWKNNREDLLNRAKKVVEYIQNENKPSKENISPEVIDRGYNELKNRFDKNYGGFSSKPKFPTPHNIIFLLKYYKRKNDDYALYMAEQTLKKMRLGGIFDHIGYGFHRYSTDNMWLLPHFEKMLYDQAMLIIAYSQAYQITKNPFYKKVAEEIIEYITRDMYDRENGGFYSAEDADSEGKEGKFYLWTIEEIKNLLKDDADLFIKIFNIEEEGNFYEEATGRKTGENIIYLKKDIPELSVELKIDKDILSEKIEKWRKILFEEREKRVHPLKDDKILTDWNGLIIAALSIAGKAFENDSYINYAKSSADFILNKMYKDGRLLHRYRENEAAIDANLDDYSYFIFGLLELYEATLEDKYLENTINLTQKMIELFYDEENGGFFFTPKDREILLTRAKEVYDGAIPSGNSVALYDLIKIQKITADLELEEKIYKTVQYFASDIKRLPSYHTFFLFALDYLFYGGYEIVITGDKQKALEVAKNINKEYIPNKVLFYLSDYVRKIAPYTENMESDEKDINIYICKDFSCNMPVKNTEDALKLLNRG, from the coding sequence ATGAAACCAAATAGATTAATAAATGAAAAAAGCCCATATCTTTTACAACATGCATATAATCCGGTTGATTGGTATCCTTGGTGTGAAGAAGCTTTTGAAAGAGCAAAAAAAGAAGATAAACCAATATTTTTATCTATTGGATATTCTACCTGCCATTGGTGTCATGTTATGGAAAAAGAATCTTTTGAAGATGAAGAGATAGCAAAAATATTAAATGAAAATTTTATATCTATAAAAGTAGATAGAGAAGAAAGACCGGATATAGACAAAATATATATGGATATATGCTTAATGCTAAATGGACACGGTGGCTGGCCACTTACGGTAATAATGACACCGGATAAAGAACCATTTTTTGTAGGGACATACTTTCCAAAAGAAAGTAGATATAATAGAGCCGGATTAAAAGATATATTACTCGGAGTTATAAATTATTGGAAAAATAACAGGGAAGATTTATTAAACAGAGCTAAAAAAGTTGTAGAATATATCCAAAATGAAAATAAACCATCAAAAGAAAATATATCACCGGAAGTTATAGATAGAGGATATAATGAATTAAAAAATAGATTTGATAAAAATTATGGCGGTTTTTCTTCTAAACCTAAATTTCCTACACCTCACAACATAATATTTTTACTTAAATATTACAAAAGAAAAAATGATGATTATGCTTTATATATGGCAGAGCAAACATTAAAAAAAATGAGACTTGGCGGAATATTTGACCATATTGGATATGGCTTTCATAGATATTCAACTGATAATATGTGGCTTTTACCACATTTTGAAAAAATGCTTTATGACCAAGCCATGTTAATTATAGCTTATTCTCAAGCTTATCAAATAACAAAAAATCCATTTTATAAAAAGGTTGCAGAAGAGATAATAGAATATATTACAAGAGATATGTATGATAGGGAAAATGGTGGATTTTACAGTGCAGAGGATGCAGATAGTGAAGGAAAAGAAGGTAAATTTTACCTATGGACAATAGAAGAGATAAAGAATTTATTAAAAGATGATGCAGATTTATTTATTAAGATATTTAATATTGAAGAAGAAGGTAATTTTTATGAAGAAGCTACCGGAAGAAAAACCGGAGAAAATATAATTTATTTAAAAAAAGATATACCTGAATTATCCGTAGAACTAAAAATTGATAAAGATATACTTTCTGAAAAGATAGAAAAATGGAGAAAAATATTATTTGAAGAAAGAGAAAAAAGAGTTCATCCACTTAAAGATGATAAAATACTAACAGATTGGAATGGTCTTATAATAGCAGCTTTATCTATTGCCGGAAAAGCCTTTGAAAATGATAGTTATATAAATTATGCAAAATCTTCTGCAGATTTTATTTTAAATAAAATGTATAAAGATGGTAGATTATTGCATAGATACAGAGAAAATGAGGCAGCAATAGATGCAAATCTTGATGATTATTCTTATTTTATATTCGGACTACTTGAGCTTTATGAAGCAACCTTAGAAGATAAGTATCTGGAAAATACAATTAATTTAACACAAAAAATGATAGAGCTATTTTATGATGAAGAAAACGGAGGATTTTTCTTTACACCAAAAGATAGAGAGATACTTCTCACAAGAGCAAAAGAGGTTTATGATGGTGCCATACCTTCCGGAAATTCTGTAGCTTTATATGATTTAATAAAAATTCAAAAAATAACAGCAGATTTAGAGTTAGAAGAAAAAATTTATAAAACCGTTCAATATTTTGCTTCAGATATAAAAAGATTACCTTCTTATCATACATTTTTCCTTTTTGCCCTTGATTATCTTTTTTATGGTGGATATGAGATAGTTATAACCGGTGATAAACAAAAAGCATTGGAAGTAGCAAAAAATATAAACAAAGAATATATACCAAATAAAGTTCTTTTTTATCTTTCAGATTATGTTAGAAAGATAGCACCTTATACAGAAAATATGGAATCTGACGAAAAAGATATTAATATTTATATATGCAAAGATTTTAGTTGTAATATGCCTGTAAAAAATACGGAAGATGCATTAAAATTATTAAACAGAGGATAA